One region of Oryzias latipes chromosome 6, ASM223467v1 genomic DNA includes:
- the lingo1 gene encoding leucine-rich repeat and immunoglobulin-like domain-containing nogo receptor-interacting protein 1, with translation MAAREATGHSYLVACWRPILILMLGTVLSGSTIDCPARCECNSQDHSVLCHRKKLMSVPEGIPPDTRLLDLSKNRIRTINPDEFANFLSLEHLELSENTISTIEPGAFNNLPGLRTLGLRSNKLKLIQLGVFTGLSNLTELDISENKIVILLDYMFQDLYNLRSLEVGDNDLVFISHRAFHGLSGLEHLSLEKCNLSSVPTEAFTHLHNLITLRLRHLNINIIRDYSFKRLYRLKVLEIANWPYLDTMTPNCLYGLNLTSLTIASANLTTIPYVALRHLVYLRFLNLSYNPIHTIEGNKLHDLLRLQELHLVGGRLAMIEPYSFRGLNYLKILNVSGNTLSTLEESAFHSVGNLETLALYDNPLACDCRLLWVFRRRWRLNFNKQQPTCASPEFVQGKEFKDFPDVLQPNYFTCRKSRIRDRKPQQKFVDEGAIVHFACQADGDPAPVIMWLSPQKKFITTKTIGRLSVLPDGTLEVRYAQIQDNGTYVCIASNAGGNDTSPAHLHIHSYSPDWPQQPNKTFAFISNQPAETGANGTRANVPFPFDIKTLIIATTMGFISFLGVVLFCLVLLFLWSRGKGNTKHNIEIEYVPRKSDAGMSSTTVDAPRKFNMKMI, from the coding sequence ATGGCAGCCAGGGAAGCGACTGGGCACAGCTACCTGGTGGCTTGCTGGCGGCCCATTCTGATCCTGATGCTAGGAACTGTACTGTCTGGCTCCACCATAGACTGCCCAGCACGATGTGAATGCAACTCTCAAGATCACTCAGTGTTGTGCCACCGCAAGAAGCTTATGTCAGTTCCTGAGGGCATTCCTCCTGACACAAGACTGCTGGACCTCAGCAAGAACCGTATCAGAACCATCAATCCTGATGAGTTTGCCAACTTTCTCAGCCTTGAACACCTGGAACTAAGTGAAAACACCATCTCTACAATTGAACCTGGAGCGTTCAACAACCTTCCCGGTTTGCGGACATTGGGGTTGCGTAGCAACAAGCTTAAGTTGATCCAACTGGGTGTTTTTACTGGCCTGAGCAATCTCACAGAGTTGGACATAAGTGAGAACAAGATTGTAATCCTGTTGGACTACATGTTCCAGGATTTGTACAACCTTCGGTCTTTGGAGGTGGGGGACAATGACCTGGTTTTCATATCCCACAGGGCTTTTCATGGCCTAAGCGGCCTTGAGCACCTAAGTCTTGAGAAGTGCAACTTGTCCTCTGTGCCAACTGAGGCTTTTACCCACCTTCATAATTTGATCACTCTGAGGCTGCGCCACCTCAATATCAACATCATACGGGATTACTCTTTCAAACGGCTCTATCGGCTTAAAGTGCTGGAAATAGCCAACTGGCCGTACTTGGATACAATGACCCCAAATTGCTTGTATGGATTAAATCTCACCTCGCTGACCATTGCCAGTGCTAACCTGACCACGATCCCTTATGTGGCCCTGCGGCACTTGGTTTACTTGCGCTTTCTGAATCTTTCTTACAACCCTATTCATACCATTGAGGGGAATAAGCTTCATGATCTACTGCGCCTCCAAGAATTGCACCTGGTTGGAGGCAGACTGGCTATGATTGAGCCCTACTCCTTTCGTGGTCTGAACTACCTTAAAATCCTAAATGTGTCTGGGAACACTCTTAGCACTTTAGAAGAGTCTGCTTTCCACTCAGTTGGCAACCTGGAAACCCTTGCGTTGTATGATAATCCCTTGGCCTGCGACTGCCGGCTTTTATGGGTGTTCCGACGGCGTTGGCGGCTTAATTTTAACAAACAGCAGCCCACCTGTGCCTCCCCCGAGTTTGTCCAAGGCAAAGAGTTCAAGGATTTCCCAGATGTTCTGCAGCCAAACTACTTCACCTGCCGCAAGTCTAGGATTAGGGATCGCAAACCCCAGCAGAAATTTGTCGACGAGGGAGCCATTGTTCATTTTGCTTGCCAAGCAGATGGAGATCCAGCTCCAGTAATTATGTGGCTTTCACCGCAGAAAAAGTTTATCACCACCAAAACAATTGGAAGGCTTTCTGTGTTGCCAGATGGCACCCTCGAGGTTCGCTACGCCCAGATTCAAGATAACGGCACTTATGTATGCATAGCCAGCAATGCAGGCGGAAATGACACCTCACCTGCTCACCTTCACATCCACAGTTACTCACCTGACTGGCCGCAACAACCCAACAAAACCTTTGCTTTCATTTCCAATCAGCCCGCAGAGACTGGTGCTAATGGTACAAGAGCCAATGTCCCTTTCCCATTTGATATAAAGACACTGATCATTGCAACCACCATGGGTTTCATCTCGTTTCTTGGTGTTGTCCTGTTTTGTCTGGTACTACTGTTCCTTTGGAGCAGAGGCAAAGGCAACACCAAGCACAACATTGAGATTGAGTACGTGCCACGGAAATCAGACGCTGGCATGAGCAGCACCACAGTGGATGCTCCTCGCAAGTTTAACATGAAAATGATTTAA